One Ardenticatenales bacterium DNA segment encodes these proteins:
- a CDS encoding transglutaminase domain-containing protein, producing the protein MLRRIRIEEGWFTLFLVWAMIFTAGLAVVQTELINGLEIIPVVGSVALMAGLLLAKSRFSDRTAHLFSLIYGLFVVAYFIGLVLPGSLPWRDRVLEMGSRQIIWLRKAFGEGSSRDGIIFVMHTSAVFWLLGYTASWFTFRYPRVWRVVLPTGVVLLSVVYFYLGPKPLALYLGFYLLLALLYVSQTHLVSHVKEWRMAAVRFERGINLSFLRASLIVGMFTLLVAWYLPALGASTSVSDAISNVNQPWRSFQDNWTRLFSSLRSYGSPTNDPYTDSLVLGGPRTVGNNLVMDIYVSKKLPYVYWQSTVYDVYGPRGWEMAQGEQVIHYPEDGYLDLPVVLERKVITQTVINYRASSGVLYGAPDIIASDKQMVVTRQFDETGHEVINGIKSRYVLRQGDTYHIDSQYSLADATSLRQATTNYPASITDNYLSYPDSITPETRALADSLTAPRDNPFDKAIAVRDYLRANITYNDQIPAPPDGVDPIHHTLFVSKEGYCTYYATAMAVMLRLEGIPARVAAGYAQGEWDDATSSYRVRASNAHTWVEVYFPGYGWIQFEPTASIPVVERPETPAGEGGDNFASPSLADTSLDRESLLPDEDASNPERTNSPLDAPPPPPTGVLGLSRSALLRLAIGAALLMVAGGLVFLAGQMNARVESDVNKSYGRLGDWGRFLGVQIRPAHTPYERANLLTAQVPEGRAPIRNLTQQFVTKTFSPSREGDPDFNPRQEWKVLRPLLLRKSISNWFARFRRN; encoded by the coding sequence ATGCTCCGTCGCATAAGAATTGAAGAAGGTTGGTTCACGCTTTTTCTCGTCTGGGCCATGATTTTCACGGCGGGTTTGGCCGTGGTGCAGACCGAGCTGATCAACGGGTTAGAGATCATCCCCGTGGTCGGTTCCGTCGCGCTAATGGCGGGCCTGCTGTTGGCTAAAAGCCGCTTCAGCGACCGTACGGCGCACCTTTTTTCCCTCATTTATGGCCTCTTCGTTGTGGCGTACTTCATTGGGTTGGTTTTGCCCGGTTCCTTGCCGTGGCGCGACCGCGTGCTGGAGATGGGCAGCCGCCAGATCATCTGGTTGCGGAAGGCGTTTGGCGAGGGCAGCAGCCGTGATGGCATTATCTTTGTTATGCACACTTCCGCCGTTTTCTGGCTGTTGGGCTACACGGCGTCCTGGTTTACGTTTCGCTACCCACGTGTGTGGCGCGTGGTGTTGCCCACGGGGGTCGTGCTGCTCAGCGTGGTTTACTTCTATCTCGGCCCCAAACCGCTGGCCCTTTACCTGGGTTTTTATTTGCTCCTGGCCCTGTTGTATGTGTCGCAGACGCATTTGGTCTCCCATGTGAAGGAGTGGCGCATGGCGGCGGTTCGTTTTGAACGAGGAATTAATCTCTCGTTCTTGCGTGCCAGCCTGATTGTGGGGATGTTTACCTTGTTGGTGGCGTGGTATTTGCCGGCACTTGGCGCCAGTACCTCCGTCAGTGATGCCATCAGCAACGTCAACCAACCGTGGCGCAGCTTCCAGGACAACTGGACCCGCCTCTTCTCCTCCCTCCGCTCCTACGGCAGCCCCACCAACGACCCCTACACCGACTCCCTTGTCCTCGGCGGCCCGCGCACCGTCGGCAACAACCTCGTCATGGACATCTACGTGTCCAAAAAGCTCCCCTATGTCTACTGGCAGTCCACCGTCTACGACGTTTACGGACCGCGCGGCTGGGAAATGGCCCAGGGCGAGCAGGTCATCCACTACCCCGAAGATGGATACCTCGACCTGCCCGTTGTCTTGGAACGCAAGGTCATTACCCAGACCGTCATCAATTATCGCGCCAGTTCCGGCGTGCTATACGGCGCGCCGGACATCATCGCATCCGACAAACAGATGGTGGTCACGCGCCAGTTCGACGAAACAGGCCACGAGGTCATCAACGGCATCAAATCTCGCTACGTTTTGCGCCAGGGCGACACCTACCACATCGATTCCCAATACAGCCTGGCCGACGCCACCAGCCTGCGCCAGGCGACCACCAATTACCCCGCCTCCATCACCGATAATTACCTCTCCTACCCTGACAGCATCACGCCGGAGACGCGCGCCCTGGCGGACAGCCTCACCGCGCCCCGTGACAACCCGTTTGACAAAGCCATCGCCGTGCGTGACTATCTGCGCGCCAACATCACCTACAACGACCAGATTCCCGCGCCGCCGGACGGCGTGGATCCCATCCACCACACGCTTTTTGTGAGCAAGGAGGGGTACTGCACCTATTACGCCACGGCAATGGCCGTCATGCTGCGGTTGGAGGGCATTCCCGCGCGCGTGGCCGCCGGATACGCGCAGGGGGAATGGGACGATGCCACTTCTTCCTACCGCGTGCGCGCCAGTAACGCGCACACATGGGTCGAAGTGTACTTCCCCGGTTATGGCTGGATACAGTTTGAGCCGACTGCCTCCATTCCCGTGGTGGAGCGCCCGGAGACGCCGGCGGGGGAAGGCGGGGATAATTTTGCCTCTCCCTCTCTTGCGGATACCAGCCTGGACCGCGAGAGTCTGCTCCCGGATGAGGATGCGAGTAACCCGGAGCGCACCAATTCGCCGTTGGATGCGCCGCCACCGCCGCCCACCGGGGTGCTGGGACTCAGCCGTAGCGCATTGCTCCGTCTGGCTATTGGGGCGGCGTTGTTGATGGTTGCGGGGGGGCTGGTCTTTTTGGCCGGCCAGATGAATGCGCGCGTGGAGTCCGACGTCAACAAGAGTTATGGTCGGCTGGGGGACTGGGGGCGATTCCTGGGCGTGCAAATTCGCCCTGCGCACACGCCCTACGAGCGGGCGAACCTGCTGACAGCGCAGGTTCCCGAAGGGCGCGCCCCCATTCGCAACCTAACGCAGCAATTTGTGACGAAGACGTTCAGCCCGAGCCGTGAGGGAGACCCCGATTTCAATCCGCGCCAGGAGTGGAAGGTGTTGCGTCCGCTGCTGCTACGCAAGAGCATTAGCAACTGGTTTGCCCGCTTCCGCCGCAATTGA
- a CDS encoding fasciclin domain-containing protein: protein MKRLLLVLMLLLLFGAGCTTQPTPDNLPLEVLATPVPQSDLPTIAQILQDDSEFLFLIGVLKNAGIFTQFDTPGSYTFFAATNTAFSKLGIPPTEIDSVAMSAILRHHTLDGVYASADLEARGTVTSEADAPIIITREGDHLFADFVPIITANLKASNGIVHVVDGFILPPETGPDVSLWQLVRTDERLTRFRTLVESVDLVYALRFQYVDAVLAPDDQAFSRASSEAQMVLNDPEQAENLVNYWLLNQNGWPQGTPILLADLETLPTVGSRLNFRFGTRNVESIRIAGTGSNLTLDGAHVVAGDLLATNGVLHIIDAAILPRPVSNTP, encoded by the coding sequence ATGAAACGACTTCTTCTGGTTCTTATGCTGCTGTTGCTATTTGGGGCGGGCTGCACGACGCAACCCACGCCGGATAATTTGCCGCTGGAGGTGCTGGCGACGCCTGTGCCGCAGAGTGATTTGCCGACGATTGCCCAGATTTTGCAGGATGATAGTGAGTTTTTGTTTCTGATTGGGGTTTTGAAGAATGCCGGCATATTCACCCAATTCGACACCCCCGGTTCCTACACCTTCTTCGCCGCCACCAACACCGCCTTCTCCAAATTGGGCATCCCGCCGACAGAAATTGACTCCGTCGCCATGAGCGCCATCCTGCGCCACCACACCCTGGACGGCGTCTATGCCAGCGCCGACCTGGAAGCCAGAGGCACGGTTACCTCTGAAGCCGACGCCCCCATCATCATCACCCGCGAAGGGGACCACCTGTTCGCCGACTTTGTTCCCATTATCACGGCGAACCTGAAGGCATCCAACGGAATCGTCCACGTCGTTGATGGCTTCATTTTGCCCCCGGAAACCGGGCCGGACGTCAGTTTATGGCAGTTGGTGCGCACGGACGAGCGGCTGACCCGCTTCCGCACCCTGGTGGAGTCGGTGGACCTGGTTTATGCGCTGCGCTTCCAATATGTGGATGCGGTGCTGGCTCCCGATGACCAGGCTTTTAGCCGCGCCAGTAGTGAAGCGCAAATGGTTTTGAATGACCCGGAGCAGGCGGAGAATCTGGTAAATTATTGGCTGCTGAACCAGAATGGCTGGCCGCAGGGCACGCCCATTCTGCTGGCGGACCTGGAGACGCTGCCGACAGTGGGCAGCCGGCTTAATTTCCGTTTTGGCACTCGGAATGTGGAAAGTATCAGAATTGCCGGCACAGGATCCAACCTCACCCTCGATGGCGCGCACGTTGTGGCGGGCGACCTCCTCGCCACCAACGGGGTACTGCACATCATCGACGCCGCCATCCTCCCCCGCCCCGTTTCGAACACGCCATAA